TGGTGGTCGATGCGGCCCAGGGCGTGGAAGCGCAGTCGGTGGCCAACTGCTACACCGCTGTCGAGCAGGGCCTGGAAGTGGTGCCGGTGATCAACAAGATCGACCTGCCCACCGCCGACATCGAGCGCGCCAAGGCCGAAATCGAGGCCGTCATCGGCATCGACGCCACCGACGCGGTGCCCGTCAGTGCCAAGACCGGCCTGAACGTGGTCGACGTGCTGGAGGCGATCGTGCATCGCATTCCGCCGCCGGTGCCGCGCGATACCGACAAGCTGCAGGCGCTGATCATCGACTCGTGGTTCGACAACTACCTGGGCGTGGTCTCGCTGGTGCGCGTGATGCAGGGCCAGATCAAGGCCGGCGACAAGCTGCAGGTGATGTCCACCGGCCGTACCCACCAGGTCGACAACGTCGGCGTGTTCACCCCCAAGCGCAAGGTGCTGCCGGCGCTGCGGGCCGGTGAAGTGGGCTGGGTCACGGCCAGCATCAAGGACGTGCACGGCGCGCCGGTTGGCGACACCCTGACCCTGGCCGCCGACCCGGCCTCCAAGCCGCTGCCGGGCTTCCAGGAAATGCAGCCGCGCGTGTTCGCCGGCCTGTTCCCGGTCGACGCCGAAGACTACCCGGACCTGCGCGAAGCGCTGGACAAGCTGCGCCTGAACGATGCCGCGCTGCGCTTCGAGCCGGAAAGCTCCGAAGCCATGGGCTTCGGCTTCCGCTGCGGCTTCCTGGGCATGCTGCACATGGAAATCGTGCAGGAGCGCCTGGAGCGCGAGTACAACCTGGACCTGATCAGCACCGCGCCGACCGTGGTCTATGAAGTGCTCAAGACCGACGGCACGATCATCAACATGGACAACCCGGCCAAGCTGCCGCCGGTGAACATGGTCGATGAGATCCGCGAGCCGATCATCCGCGCCAACGTGCTCACCCCCGAGGAGTACATCGGCAACATCATCAAGCTGTGCGAAGAAAAGCGCGGCAGCCAGATCGGCATCAACTACCTGGGCAGCCAGGTACAGATCAGCTACGAGCTGCCGATGGCCGAAGTGGTGCTGGACTTCTTCGACAAGCTCAAGTCGGTCAGCCGCGGCTATGCCTCGCTGGACTACCACTTCGTGCGGTTCGATGCCGGCCCGTTCGTCCGCGTGGACGTGCTGATCAACGGCGACAAGGTCGATGCCCTGTCGCTGATCGTGCACCGCAGCCATGCCGACCGCCGGGGCCGCGAGCTCTGCGAGAAGATGAAGGAACTGATCCCGCGCCAGCAGTTCGACGTGGCCATCCAGGCCGCCGTCGGCTCGCAGATCATCTCCCGCACCACGGTCAAGGCGATGCGCAAGAACGTGCTGGCCAAGTGCTATGGTGGCGACGTTTCGCGCAAGAAGAAGCTGTTGGAAAAGCAGAAGGAAGGCAAGAAGCGCATGAAGCAGGTTGGCCGCGTGGAAATCCCGCAGGAAGCCTTCCTTGCCGTGCTGCAGATGGACAAGTAAGGCCGGCAGGTCGCCCGGCCACCGCGCGGCACCCGCCAGGTGCCGCCGGGCGCGCAGGGATGGCCCCGTAGCCGCTGCACCCGCACCGCTGCACCCGTTGCCCAAGGACACCGCATGAAATTGTTTGAGATCCTCCTGGTCGTACTGACGCTGGCCTCGGGTTTGATCCTGCTGGCCGACAAGCTGTATTTCGCCAAGCGCCGTGCCGCGCGCGCCGGCCTGCTGGATTCCGAACCGGTCGCGGTCGACTACGCCCGGGCGTTCTTCCCGGTGCTGGCGATCGTGCTGGTGGTGCGCAGCTTCATCGCCGAGCCGTACAAGATCCCGTCCAGCTCGATGATGCCCAACCTGCTGATCGGCGATTTCATCCTGGTCAACAAGTTCTCCTATGGCCTGCGCCTGCCGCTGAACAATGCCAAGGTCGTCCCGCTGGGCGAACCCAAGCGCGGCGACGTGGTGGTGTTCCACTTCCCGGGCCATTCGGACAACGATCCGGCCAAGGGCGAGAATTTCATCAAGCGCGTGATCGGCATCCCCGGTGACCAGATCGTCTTCGAAGGTGACGGGCTGATCCTCAACGGCGAGCCGGTCAAGTACGACAACAAGGGCCTGTACGCCGGCCATCGCGGCCAGGGCGAGGGCAGCTCGCTGCTGGTCGAGCACCTGCCGGGCCGCACCCACACCGTGCTGGAAACCGACTACCCGCGTGGCGCAGGCCAGTGGACGGTGCCGGCCGGCAAGTACCTGGTGATGGGCGACAACCGCGACAACAGCGATGATGGTCGCTTCTGGGGCCTGCTCCCGGAAGAGAACCTGCGCGGCAAGGCGTTCCTGATCTGGCTGAACTGCTCGGGGTGGTTCTGCAAGGACGGCTTCGAGCCGTCGCGGATCGGCTCGAGCATCAATTGATCCATCACACTCGCGTATCTGGGGAGAACGCAATGAAGACGATGAACACGCAGCGCGGCATGACCCTCACCTCGTTCCTGGCGGTACTGATCGTGGTGGCGTTCGGCCTGTATGTGGGCATGAAGCTGTTCCCGATGTACCAGGAGTACTACTCGGTGCGCTCGGCGATGAAGAGCCTGGCCAAGGAGCCGGGCGTGGGCAACATGGAGCCGGCCCGCGTGCAGGACCTGTTCTTCAAGCGGCTGTACATCAACTACTCGGAAAACGTGAAGCCGGCCAACGTCAAGTTCGATCGCATCGACGGCGGCTGGAACATGAAGGTCAACTACGAAGTGCGCCGTGAACTGATCGGCAACCTCGACGTGGTGGGCAAATTCGATTCGAACCAGGAACTGACCCTCGCCGGTGTCGACTAAGACTTTCCAACGTGGTGACCGCATCGGCCACCCCTTCGCAGATCCGGGCCTGCTCCAGCAGGCCCTGACGCATCGCAGTGCCGGTACGCCCAACAACGAGCGGCTGGAATTCCTCGGCGACAGCATCGTCAACATGATGGTGGCCCAGGCGCTGTACCAGCGCTGGCCCAAGGCCGACGAAGGCGCGCTCACCCGCGCCCGTGCCGAACTGGTGCGTGAAGGTGCGCTGGCGGTCATCGCCCGCACCCTCGAACTGGGCGACCGGCTGATCCTGGGCCCGGGCGAGATGAAGACCGGCGGCCACCGCCGCGACTCCATCCTGGCCGATGCCCTGGAGGCGGTCGTGGCCGCCATCTACCTGGATGCCGGGTTCGAGGCCTGCCGCACCGTGGTGCTGCCGTGGTTCAGCGCCTCGATGGAGGCACTGCCGGCCACCGGCAAGCCCGAAAAAGATCCCAAGACCCGCCTGCAGGAATGGTTGCAGGCCCGCCAGAAGACGCTGCCGCAGTATGAGCTGGTGTCAGAAGCGGGTGACGATCACGCCAAGACCTTCCGGGTACGCTGTGGCGTAGCCGATCCCGCTGTCAGCACCGAAGGCGAAGGTGCCTCGCGACGGCTGGCCGAACAACAGGCGGCCGCGGCCGCCCTCGAGCAACTGGATTCCAAGTGAGCGAAGCAATTCCCCATCATTGCGGCAGCGTGGCCGTCATCGGCCGCCCCAACGTCGGCAAATCCACCCTGACCAACGCCCTGGTGGGCGCCAAGGTCAGCATCGTGTCCAACCGCCCGCAGACCACGCGGCACCGGTTGCTGGGCATTGCCAGCTACCCGGAAGGGCAGCTGGTGCTGGTGGACACCCCCGGCCTGCACCGCGTGCAGAAGCGCGCCATGAACCGCGTCATGAACCGCGCCGCGCGCGGTTCGCTGGAGGGCGTGGACGCCGGCATGCTGGTGATCGAAGCCGGCCGCTGGGACGAGGAAGACACCCTGGCCTTCAACGTGCTCAGCGACTCGGGCATTCCGGTGGTGCTGGTGGTCAACAAGGTCGACCGGCTCAAGGACAAGGCCGCGCTGCTGCCGTTCCTGCAGCAGGTCACCGAGGGCCGCACCTTTGCCGCCGTCCACCCGATTTCGGCGCAGAAGCGCAACGGCCTGGAAGCGCTGGTGCGCGACCTGCTCAAGCTGCTGCCGGAAGCCCCGCCGATGTTCGGCGAGGACGAAATCACCGACCGCAGCCAGCGCTTCCTGGCTGGCGAACTGGTGCGTGAGCAGCTTATGCGCCAGCTGGGTGAAGAACTGCCGTACGCCACCACGGTGGAAATCGAGCGGTTCGTCGAAGACGGCAACCTGCTGCGCATCGGCGCGGTGATCTGGGTCGAGCGCGAAGGCCAGAAGGCCATCGTGATCGGCAAGGGCGGCACCCGCCTGAAGGACATCGGCGCCAAGTCGCGCATGCAGATGGAGCGCCTGTTCGGCGCCAAGGTCTTCCTGGAGACCTGGGTGCGCGTGCGTGAAGGCTGGTCCGACGACGAAGCCGCGCTGAAGGCGTTCGGCTACGAGTAAGCCGGGTCGCTGACGGCTGCGCCATGCGCATCGATGACGAACCCGCCTTCGTGCTGCATGCCCGGTCGTGGCGCGAAACCAGCCTGCTGGTGGAGGTGCTGACCGAGCAGCACGGCCGTATCGGCCTGTTGGCGCGGGGTGTCAGCAGCCCGCGCAGCCAGGCCTTGCGGGCGGCACTGCAGCCGCTGCAATGGATCCGTTTCAGTGCCGTGCAGCGCGGTGAACTGGCCCAGCTGCGCGGCGCCGAAGCCCTCGATGCCGCACCGCGGCTGGGCGGCGAGGCGATGCTGGCCGGGTTCTATATCAATGAGCTGCTGATGCGGCTGGCCCCGCGCCAGGATCCGCTGCCCGAGTTGTATGACCATTACGGCCTGGTCCGCCAGCGTCTGCGCGACGGCGAGCCGTTGGCCTGGACGTTGCGCCGGTTCGAGCGCGACCTGCTGGAAGCGCTGGGGTTCGGGTTCGACCTGGCCCATGGCAGCGACGGCGAGCCAGTGGACCCGGCCGCCCGCTACGATCTGGACCCGCAGGAGGGGCCGCGCCGGCTGCTCAGCGAACGCGGCACCGACCCCCGCCGCGGCACCGCCACGGGCAGCGCCCTGCTGGCACTGGCCGACGACCGCCAGCCCGACCCCGACGACCTGGCCAGCCTGCGCCGGGCCATGCGCGCGGTGCTGCTGCACCACCTGGGCGGGCGCGGGCTGAAGTCGTGGGAAATGCTGGAAGACCTGGCCAGGCGCAGGTAGCGCCGGGCGTATGGAGCCGCAGTAGAGCCGGGTTCTACCCGGCTGCTTTGGGTGCGCGACCCCATCAGTTTCCCCGCCAGCCGGGCAGAGCCCGGCGCTACGAGGTGCGCGAACGAGGCACTTTCCCGGTGGCCGGGCAGAGCCCGGCGCTACGCGGTGCGCGAATGAGGCACTTTCCCGGTGGCCGCGCAGAGCCCGGCGCTACGAGGTGCGCGAATGAGGCAATGTTCCCGGCAGCCGGGCAGAGCCCGGCGCTACGGGGCCTCAATGCAGCAGGGATTCCACCGCCGCCTGGAACTGGGTGTGCGCGCCGCTGGACTCCGGGGCCTGGTGCAGCTGGCGTACCGCGCGTGCCAGCCGCGCTGCGCCGACGAAGCCGCAACTGGCCTGCAGCCGGTGCAACTGGCCCTGCAGGGCACGCAGGTCCTGCTTCAGCAAGGCCTGGGCCACCGCATCGCGCACGCTCGGCAGCTCGGCCAGGAACAGTTCGCGCAGCGCGATGAGATGGTGACGCTGCCCGTTCAGGGCGGCCAGCGCGGTGATCTCGTCCCAGTCTTCACGCTCGCCATCCAGGCTCGCGCCCACGGCGGGCGGGGCGGTGCCGGGGCTGTTGACCAGCGCCCGGCGCACGGCCTTGAGCAGCTGTTCGCCGGTAAGCGGCTTGACCAGGGTGTCGCTGAAGCCGGCATCGCGCAGCCGCGCATGGATGCTGGTGTCGCCATCGGCGGTATGCGCCAGCGCGGGCGTGTCCGGCCGTGAACGGCGCAGCGCATGCAGCAGCTGGGTGCCATTGCCGTCGGGCAGGTTGACGTCGATCAGCCACAGGTCGTACTGGCCGCTGCGGCCGGTGTCCATGGCCGTGGCCAGCGAATCGGCGGTATCCACCTGCGCCGGCAGGGTCTCCAGCGCGGCCTTGAAAAAGCCGCGGCTGATGGTGTCGTCCTCGACGAGCAGGAATCGGGGCATTGGATCCCGAGGGGTCATCTGCATTGGGGCTGCCTCCATGTCAGCTATGCCCATATTAAACACGACAACGCGCTCTGCAAGCGTTTCCAACGGGCCCATCGGCAGCCCGACCCACGTATCTGCGACAATACGCACCCTTTTTGCCCGCAGCCTGTTGCCACGTGGCCCGATCCCGCTCCCGCCTCGACCGTACCCCTTTCCAGACCGACATCCTCGACCTCAGCCATGATGGCCGCGGCGTTGCCCGCCGTGAAGGCGAGGGTGCCAAGGTCACCTTCATCACCGGCGCACTGCCCGGCGAAGTGGTGAGCGCTGAACCGACCGCGCGCAACCGCCATTTCGACGAGGCGCGCACCCTGGAGGTGCTGCAGCCGTCGCCGCAGCGGGTCACCCCGCGCTGCCCGCATTTCGGCGTCTGTGCCGGGTGCGTGCTGCAGCATCTGGAGGAGTCGCAGCAGATCGTGGCCAAGCAACGGGTCCTTACGGACAATCTGACCCGGATCGGCCACGTCACCCCCGGCACGGTGTTGCCGCCGCTGGTGGGCGACAGCTGGGGCTACCGCCGCAAAGGCCGCTTCTCGGTGCGCCGGGTGGAAAAGAAGGACAAGACCCTGGTGGGTTTCCGCGAGCAGGACCCGCGTTTCGTGGCGGACCTGAGCCAGTGCCTGACCGTCATTCCGGAGATCGGCAGCAAGGTCGGGGCGATGGCGACGTTCATCGAAACCCTCGACGGCAAGCGCGACATTCCGCAGATCGAGTTCATCGCCGGTGACGAGGCGATCATGCTGACCATCCGCCACATGCAGCCGCTGACCGAGGCCGACCGCGCCGCCTGGACCGCCTTCGGGCAGGAACATGGCTTTGCGATCTCGCTGCAGCCGGGCGGGGTGGAGTCGGTACAGCCGTTGTGGCCGGCCGAGGTGCCGCTGTCGTTCAAGCTGGCGCCGTGGGACGTGGAGCTGGCCTTCCGCCCGCTGGACTTCATCCAGGTCAATGCCTCGCTCAACGTGAAGATGATCGCGCTGGCGCTGGAGCTGCTGGAGGCCGGTCCGGACGAGCGCGTGCTGGACCTGTTCTGCGGGCTGGGCAACTTCACCCTGCCGCTGGCGCGTACCGTGCGTGACGTGGTGGGCGTGGAAGGCGATGCGGGCCTGGTCGCCCGGGCCAGGGAAAATGCCGAGCGCAATGGCCTGGCCAACGCGCAGTTCCATGCCGCGGATCTCACCCAGGACCAGCGCAACGCCCCGTGGATGCGCCAGGGCTTCGACAAGCTGCTGCTGGACCCGCCGCGTTCGGGCGCGATCGAAGTGCTGCAGCAGCTGCCGCTGAAGCAGTTCAAGCGCATCGTCTATGTGAGCTGCCACCCGGGTTCGCTGGCGCGCGATGCCGGCTACCTGGTCAACGAACAGGGCTTCACCCTGGTCAGTGCGGGTGCGATGGACATGTTCCCGCACACCGCGCACGTGGAGAGCATCGCGGTCTTCGAGAAGCGCTGAGGCCGGCGCCACCGCCCGGGCGGCCGATGCATCGCATCGGCGCCCGACCGGGGCGGCCGCTTACGGCTGTGGGGCGTTGACCCACTGGCCGTCCCGCCAGGCAAACGCCATGGTCTGCTCGCCGCGCTCGCTGCCGGCACCGGCGCGGACCGTGCACTCGATCACCGGCGCATCGTCGCCGACCGCGCAGTCGCGCACGTCCAACACCTCGGCACTGTTCATGGCCAAGGTCAGATCCGCACGCGCGCCCGCATCCTGCTCGCGGGCCAGCCGCGCAGCAAACCCCTCGCGCAGCAGCACCTGCACGCGCGCCGTGGGCGGCACCGGTGCCGGCCGCTGACGCTGCTGCTGTGTGTGCAGCAGCGCCCAGCTGCCGTCCACCTGGCTGAAGCGCAGCAGGCGGTGCACCGCGTCCCCGCCATCCTGCGCGGTGACGATGCAGTCCACGCTGGGCGGGCCCGCGTCGGTTACCGGCAGGCAGCCGGACACGGCCTGCAGGCGCGGACGGAAGGCCTCGGCCACCAGACGGCTGCTGTCGTTGGCCGGGCGATCGGCGATGGCCTCATCGAACAGGCGATCCATTGCGGCCTGGGCCTGCGCCAAGGTGGGATCGGAGACGGCGGCATGCGCGACAGGCAGCGCCAGCAGCAGGGCGGGCAGGGTGGACAGGAGCAGAAAACGGGTGCGACGGGTCATGGGGGAACCGGGTCCTTGGAAAGGGCGCGCAGTGTAGGCGGTGCGCGCCATAATGCGGGCATGGGCATTGAAATCGAACGCAAATACCTCGTAACCGGTGATGGCTGGCGCAGTGCCGCCCACGCGGTGATCCCGATGGCGCAGGGCTACATCAACGACTCAGCCGCACTCGACAGCGGCGCGCAGAAGGCCTCGGTGCGCGTGCGCATCCAGGGCGAGCAGGCCTTCCTCAACTTCAAATCGCGCGAGATCGGTCATACCCGGCAGGAGTTCGACTACCCGATCCCGGTCGACGACGCGCGCGCGCTGCTGGCCTTGTGCGTCGGCGGCCTGATCGACAAGCGACGCCACCTGGTGCGCCATGCCGGTCTGGTCTGGGAGGTGGACGAATTCCTGGGCGACAACGCCGGGCTGGTGGTGGCCGAGGTGGAGCTGGAGCACGCCGACCAGGCCATCGAACTGCCCGACTGGGCCGGCACCGAAGTGACCGACCAGGTGCGCTACTACAACCTGGCCCTGGCCGCGCATCCCTACGCGCGCTGGTCAGCCGTTGAACGGGGCCGGTAGGTACCCACCGTTGGTGGGTACGTAGGCGTGCCACGCAAATGCGACGCCCCTTGTTTTGGCCGCCCCCGGCCCACAGTCTGGTCAGATGAAAATCGATATCTGGTCCGACGTGGTGTGCCCCTGGTGCTGGATCGGCAAGCATCGTTTCCAGCAGGGCGTGGCCCTGCTGGGCGATGACGCGCCCGACATCGAGGTGCACTGGCATCCTTTCCTGCTCGACCCCGACGCCGGCACCACCCCGGTACCGCTGCGCGAGGCCTACGTGGCCAAGTTCGGCAGCGCCGAGCGCACCGCGCAGATCCTGTCCCAGACCCAGACCACCGCGCGCGCCGAGGGCCTGCCGATGGACTTCGACCAGGGGCAGGTGCGGGTCACCACCCTGCCAGCGCACCGGCTGCTGTGGCTGGCCGGGCGTGAAGGCGTGCAGGCGGCGGTGGGCGAGGCGCTGTTCCGGGCCCATTTCGTCGAGGGCCGCAACCTGGCCGATACGCAGACCCTGATCGCCGCGGCGGCCGCCGGTGGCATCCCCGCCGAGCGGGTCACCGCGCTGCTGGCCGGCGACGAGGGGCTGCCAGAGATCCAGGCCCAGCTTTCCCAGGCCCAGGCGCTGGGCATCCAGTCGGTGCCCACCTTCGTGGTCAATGACCGCTATGCCATCCAGGGGGCGCAGCCGCCGGAGGCGTTCGCCCAGGCCCTGCGCCAGATCGCCGCGGACATGCCCGAGGCACCTGCGGCGGCGCAGGGTGGCCAGTGCGACGTGGACGGCTGCCCGTAAGAAGGCCGGCCACGGCGCAGGTCGTGGCCCAGTACACGCGGCTTCTGCGACAATGCGGCGGTGCGCCATCATGGCGCCCCGTATTGGAGATCGACCATGCTCGTGATCGGCGTTGCCGGGACCGAACTTACCGCCCAGGAACGCGACTGGCTGCAGCACGATGCGGTGGCCGGGGTCATCCTGTTCAAGCGCAACTTCGCCTCGCGCGAGCAGGTGACCGAGCTGTCGGCGGCGATCCGCGCCGCCGCGCCGCGCCCGCAGCTGATCTGCGTGGACCAGGAGGGCGGTCGCGTCCAGCGTTTCCGTGAGGGCTACAGCGCGTTGCCGCCGTTGCAGGGCTTCGATGCCCTCTACCGGCAGGACCCGCAGGCCGCGCTGGCGCTGGCCGAACAACATGCCTGGCTGATGGCCAGCGAAGTGCGCGCCAGTGGCGTGGACCTGAGCTTTGCCCCGGTGGTGGACCTGGGCCGTGGCAACCTCGCCATCGGCGACCGTGCCTTCAGCGCCGACCCGCAGGTGGTGGCGGCCTTCACCGCGGCCTACGTGCGCGGCATGCACAGCGTGGGCATGGCCGCCACCCTCAAGCACTTCCCCGGCCACGGCACGGTGCGTGAGGACACCCATTTCAACGACGCCTCCGATCCGCGCTCGCTGGACGAACTGCGCGCGCTGGACCTGATTCCGTTCGCGGCCGGCATCGACGCCGGTGCCGATGCGGTGATGATGGCCCACGTGGTCTACCCGCAGGTGGCACCCGAGCCGGCCGGCTACTCGCCGCGCTGGATCCAGCAGATCCTGCGCGACCAGATGGGCTTCCGCGGCGTGGTGTTCTCCGACGACATCGGCATGGCCGCGTCGTTCTCGGCCGGCGGGGTCAAGGCGCGCGTGGATGCGCACCTGGATGCCG
This is a stretch of genomic DNA from Stenotrophomonas rhizophila. It encodes these proteins:
- the era gene encoding GTPase Era, producing the protein MSEAIPHHCGSVAVIGRPNVGKSTLTNALVGAKVSIVSNRPQTTRHRLLGIASYPEGQLVLVDTPGLHRVQKRAMNRVMNRAARGSLEGVDAGMLVIEAGRWDEEDTLAFNVLSDSGIPVVLVVNKVDRLKDKAALLPFLQQVTEGRTFAAVHPISAQKRNGLEALVRDLLKLLPEAPPMFGEDEITDRSQRFLAGELVREQLMRQLGEELPYATTVEIERFVEDGNLLRIGAVIWVEREGQKAIVIGKGGTRLKDIGAKSRMQMERLFGAKVFLETWVRVREGWSDDEAALKAFGYE
- the recO gene encoding DNA repair protein RecO yields the protein MRIDDEPAFVLHARSWRETSLLVEVLTEQHGRIGLLARGVSSPRSQALRAALQPLQWIRFSAVQRGELAQLRGAEALDAAPRLGGEAMLAGFYINELLMRLAPRQDPLPELYDHYGLVRQRLRDGEPLAWTLRRFERDLLEALGFGFDLAHGSDGEPVDPAARYDLDPQEGPRRLLSERGTDPRRGTATGSALLALADDRQPDPDDLASLRRAMRAVLLHHLGGRGLKSWEMLEDLARRR
- the rnc gene encoding ribonuclease III: MSTKTFQRGDRIGHPFADPGLLQQALTHRSAGTPNNERLEFLGDSIVNMMVAQALYQRWPKADEGALTRARAELVREGALAVIARTLELGDRLILGPGEMKTGGHRRDSILADALEAVVAAIYLDAGFEACRTVVLPWFSASMEALPATGKPEKDPKTRLQEWLQARQKTLPQYELVSEAGDDHAKTFRVRCGVADPAVSTEGEGASRRLAEQQAAAAALEQLDSK
- the lepA gene encoding translation elongation factor 4, producing the protein MRFIRNFSIIAHVDHGKSTLADRIIQLCGGLQAREMEAQVLDSNPIERERGITIKAQSVSLPYVAKDGQTYHLNFIDTPGHVDFSYEVSRSLAACEGALLVVDAAQGVEAQSVANCYTAVEQGLEVVPVINKIDLPTADIERAKAEIEAVIGIDATDAVPVSAKTGLNVVDVLEAIVHRIPPPVPRDTDKLQALIIDSWFDNYLGVVSLVRVMQGQIKAGDKLQVMSTGRTHQVDNVGVFTPKRKVLPALRAGEVGWVTASIKDVHGAPVGDTLTLAADPASKPLPGFQEMQPRVFAGLFPVDAEDYPDLREALDKLRLNDAALRFEPESSEAMGFGFRCGFLGMLHMEIVQERLEREYNLDLISTAPTVVYEVLKTDGTIINMDNPAKLPPVNMVDEIREPIIRANVLTPEEYIGNIIKLCEEKRGSQIGINYLGSQVQISYELPMAEVVLDFFDKLKSVSRGYASLDYHFVRFDAGPFVRVDVLINGDKVDALSLIVHRSHADRRGRELCEKMKELIPRQQFDVAIQAAVGSQIISRTTVKAMRKNVLAKCYGGDVSRKKKLLEKQKEGKKRMKQVGRVEIPQEAFLAVLQMDK
- a CDS encoding DUF4845 domain-containing protein, producing the protein MKTMNTQRGMTLTSFLAVLIVVAFGLYVGMKLFPMYQEYYSVRSAMKSLAKEPGVGNMEPARVQDLFFKRLYINYSENVKPANVKFDRIDGGWNMKVNYEVRRELIGNLDVVGKFDSNQELTLAGVD
- the rlmD gene encoding 23S rRNA (uracil(1939)-C(5))-methyltransferase RlmD → MARSRSRLDRTPFQTDILDLSHDGRGVARREGEGAKVTFITGALPGEVVSAEPTARNRHFDEARTLEVLQPSPQRVTPRCPHFGVCAGCVLQHLEESQQIVAKQRVLTDNLTRIGHVTPGTVLPPLVGDSWGYRRKGRFSVRRVEKKDKTLVGFREQDPRFVADLSQCLTVIPEIGSKVGAMATFIETLDGKRDIPQIEFIAGDEAIMLTIRHMQPLTEADRAAWTAFGQEHGFAISLQPGGVESVQPLWPAEVPLSFKLAPWDVELAFRPLDFIQVNASLNVKMIALALELLEAGPDERVLDLFCGLGNFTLPLARTVRDVVGVEGDAGLVARARENAERNGLANAQFHAADLTQDQRNAPWMRQGFDKLLLDPPRSGAIEVLQQLPLKQFKRIVYVSCHPGSLARDAGYLVNEQGFTLVSAGAMDMFPHTAHVESIAVFEKR
- a CDS encoding CYTH domain-containing protein, which gives rise to MGIEIERKYLVTGDGWRSAAHAVIPMAQGYINDSAALDSGAQKASVRVRIQGEQAFLNFKSREIGHTRQEFDYPIPVDDARALLALCVGGLIDKRRHLVRHAGLVWEVDEFLGDNAGLVVAEVELEHADQAIELPDWAGTEVTDQVRYYNLALAAHPYARWSAVERGR
- the lepB gene encoding signal peptidase I; amino-acid sequence: MKLFEILLVVLTLASGLILLADKLYFAKRRAARAGLLDSEPVAVDYARAFFPVLAIVLVVRSFIAEPYKIPSSSMMPNLLIGDFILVNKFSYGLRLPLNNAKVVPLGEPKRGDVVVFHFPGHSDNDPAKGENFIKRVIGIPGDQIVFEGDGLILNGEPVKYDNKGLYAGHRGQGEGSSLLVEHLPGRTHTVLETDYPRGAGQWTVPAGKYLVMGDNRDNSDDGRFWGLLPEENLRGKAFLIWLNCSGWFCKDGFEPSRIGSSIN
- a CDS encoding response regulator — encoded protein: MQMTPRDPMPRFLLVEDDTISRGFFKAALETLPAQVDTADSLATAMDTGRSGQYDLWLIDVNLPDGNGTQLLHALRRSRPDTPALAHTADGDTSIHARLRDAGFSDTLVKPLTGEQLLKAVRRALVNSPGTAPPAVGASLDGEREDWDEITALAALNGQRHHLIALRELFLAELPSVRDAVAQALLKQDLRALQGQLHRLQASCGFVGAARLARAVRQLHQAPESSGAHTQFQAAVESLLH
- a CDS encoding DsbA family oxidoreductase, whose translation is MKIDIWSDVVCPWCWIGKHRFQQGVALLGDDAPDIEVHWHPFLLDPDAGTTPVPLREAYVAKFGSAERTAQILSQTQTTARAEGLPMDFDQGQVRVTTLPAHRLLWLAGREGVQAAVGEALFRAHFVEGRNLADTQTLIAAAAAGGIPAERVTALLAGDEGLPEIQAQLSQAQALGIQSVPTFVVNDRYAIQGAQPPEAFAQALRQIAADMPEAPAAAQGGQCDVDGCP
- the nagZ gene encoding beta-N-acetylhexosaminidase, translated to MLVIGVAGTELTAQERDWLQHDAVAGVILFKRNFASREQVTELSAAIRAAAPRPQLICVDQEGGRVQRFREGYSALPPLQGFDALYRQDPQAALALAEQHAWLMASEVRASGVDLSFAPVVDLGRGNLAIGDRAFSADPQVVAAFTAAYVRGMHSVGMAATLKHFPGHGTVREDTHFNDASDPRSLDELRALDLIPFAAGIDAGADAVMMAHVVYPQVAPEPAGYSPRWIQQILRDQMGFRGVVFSDDIGMAASFSAGGVKARVDAHLDAGCDVVLVCHPELVDESLRAVEPRTLNTAALLGLIGRGALGWDGLLADARHGTTQSRLLDTLGRTV